A region from the Variovorax sp. V93 genome encodes:
- a CDS encoding YggS family pyridoxal phosphate-dependent enzyme, whose product MTMIGDDLQQVKNRIAKACAEHGRNPAEVRLLAVSKTFGPEAVREAHAAGQRAFGENYVQEGLDKIAALSELRAELEWHCIGPLQSNKTRPVAEHFDWVHGIDRIKIAERLSAQRPAHLPPLQVCLQVNVDGGANKSGVPPEEALPLARAVAALPHLRLRGLMAIPEPAPDFAAQRELCLRARTVYDAIRAAGIELDTLSLGMSADLEAAVSAGSTMVRIGTAIFGRR is encoded by the coding sequence ATGACGATGATTGGCGACGACCTCCAGCAAGTAAAGAACCGGATCGCAAAGGCCTGCGCCGAACATGGGCGCAACCCGGCCGAAGTCCGGCTGCTGGCGGTGTCCAAGACCTTCGGGCCCGAGGCCGTGCGCGAGGCCCATGCGGCGGGGCAGCGGGCCTTCGGCGAGAACTATGTGCAGGAGGGGCTGGACAAGATCGCCGCGCTGTCGGAGCTGCGCGCGGAACTCGAATGGCACTGCATCGGCCCTCTGCAGAGCAACAAGACGCGGCCCGTGGCCGAGCATTTCGACTGGGTGCACGGCATCGACCGGATCAAGATCGCCGAGCGCCTTTCGGCGCAGCGGCCGGCGCATCTGCCGCCGCTCCAGGTGTGCCTGCAGGTCAACGTGGACGGCGGCGCCAACAAGTCCGGCGTGCCGCCCGAAGAGGCGCTGCCGCTCGCGCGCGCTGTGGCGGCGTTGCCACATTTGCGGCTGCGCGGGCTCATGGCCATTCCCGAACCGGCGCCGGATTTCGCGGCGCAGCGCGAACTCTGCCTGCGTGCCCGCACCGTGTATGACGCCATCCGCGCCGCCGGCATCGAACTCGACACCCTCTCGCTGGGCATGAGCGCCGACCTCGAGGCGGCCGTCAGCGCCGGCAGCACGATGGTGCGCATCGGCACCGCGATCTTCGGCCGCCGCTAG